Proteins from one Ranitomeya variabilis isolate aRanVar5 chromosome 1, aRanVar5.hap1, whole genome shotgun sequence genomic window:
- the LOC143767513 gene encoding uncharacterized protein LOC143767513, protein MKSLKTPSGSSPPRKRVPYADQLQFILGSRSLRRTESNVCAQTPPDLGDSTEDNIGEEVEECRMGSQASPGDMSLSGRSQEVTDTFGERDIAPRAGEVLDCNTASTSSDAAANSGGGVSRHMGMGAASARPVALRRAAPKKSKQAQVIENLTSRTLNLLDNSAKQDEQEKFGSLLADRLRTLPRDKQQMYMTAANCLLTAIDGTSTLPPAQQIMMGIFNIFNNPIVPPPPPPAAAPQRYGQAATYRADHVEAYSYGHTHGPTATGHRTSTPNSSLSSQHDSFPGYGYHPEYHNF, encoded by the exons ATGAAGTCCCTCAAGACTCCGAGTGGCAGCTCGCCGCCAAGGAAGCGGGTGCCATATGCAGACCAGCTGCAGTTTATATTGGGAAGCCGGAGTTTGAGGAG AACTGAAAGCAACGTGTGTGCCCAAACACCTCCGGACCTAGGTGACTCCACGGAGGACAATATTGGAGAGGAAGTAGAAGAATGCAGGATGGGCAGCCAAGCTTCTCCGGGGGACATGTCTTTGTCCGGAAGGTCACAAGAGGTTACCGATACCTTTGGAGAACGTGACATAGCACCTCGTGCGGGAGAAGTTTTGGACTGTAACACTGCTTCTACTTCCTCGGACGCTGCAGCCAACTCTGGTGGTGGTGTGTCGAGGCACATGGGGATGGGGGCTGCTTCTGCCCGTCCCGTGGCTTTGAGAAGGGCGGCACCAAAGAAGTCTAAACAAGCTCAAGTAATAGAAAACTTAACAAGCCGTACGCTCAATCTGCTAGACAATTCGGCTAAGCAGGATGAGCAAGAAAAATTTGGGTCACTTTTGGCAGACCGCCTTAGAACACTGCCACGGGACAAGCAGCAAATGTACATGACAGCAGCCAATTGTCTGTTAACGGCAATTGATGGGACATCCACCCTACCCCCAGCCCAACAAATTATGAtgggtatttttaatatttttaataaccccattgtgcctccaccaccaccaccagcagccgcACCGCAGCGTTATGGGCAGGCGGCAACATACAGGGCCGACCACGTAGAGGCCTACAGTTATGGCCATACACATGGACCTACAGCAACTGGCCATCGTACCAGTACACCCAATTCCAGTCTCTCCTCCCAACATGACTCATTTCCGGGTTATGGATACCACCCGGAATATCACAATTTTTGA